The Candidatus Rhabdochlamydia sp. T3358 genome includes a region encoding these proteins:
- a CDS encoding helix-turn-helix transcriptional regulator has translation MTVFMLTPWEVQKYIAKQAKEKRLSLNFSQKTLSDRSGVSFGVLKKFEQTGKISLESLLKIALALSGLEEFKDLFKQKKLEQLASLDELLKSKKRKRGRK, from the coding sequence ATGACCGTATTTATGCTAACCCCTTGGGAAGTTCAAAAATACATTGCAAAACAAGCTAAAGAAAAGCGCTTATCTCTTAATTTTAGCCAAAAAACCTTATCAGATCGCTCTGGAGTCAGTTTTGGGGTACTAAAAAAGTTTGAACAAACAGGAAAAATATCCCTTGAGTCCCTTCTTAAGATTGCACTTGCACTAAGCGGCCTTGAAGAATTTAAGGATTTGTTTAAGCAGAAAAAACTAGAGCAATTAGCATCACTCGATGAGCTGCTTAAAAGCAAAAAACGTAAAAGAGGTCGAAAATGA
- the nrdR gene encoding transcriptional regulator NrdR, which translates to MHCPFCACEELKVTDSRNVAESNAVRRRRECLCCLRRFTTFETVDLTIQVKKRDGRYEDFCQDKLIKGLDAACRHTRISHDQLRTLAYKITSDLMERQIREVTTSELGGVVMQHLQELDSIAYIRFACVYRRFKDVNELIDAIEDVSPKDTVHSTEI; encoded by the coding sequence ATGCATTGTCCATTTTGTGCTTGTGAAGAGTTAAAAGTTACTGATTCTCGAAACGTAGCGGAGAGTAATGCTGTTCGTAGAAGAAGAGAGTGTTTATGTTGTTTACGGCGTTTTACCACTTTTGAAACAGTAGATTTAACTATTCAAGTAAAAAAAAGAGATGGACGATATGAAGATTTTTGTCAGGACAAACTGATTAAAGGTTTAGACGCAGCTTGTCGCCATACGCGCATTAGTCATGATCAGTTAAGAACTTTGGCTTATAAAATTACCTCTGATTTAATGGAGCGTCAAATTAGAGAGGTCACTACTTCAGAGTTAGGGGGAGTTGTAATGCAGCATTTACAAGAACTAGATAGCATTGCCTACATTCGATTTGCTTGCGTTTATCGGCGATTTAAAGATGTCAATGAACTTATCGATGCCATTGAAGATGTTAGCCCCAAAGATACGGTTCACTCAACAGAAATATAA
- a CDS encoding TraR/DksA family transcriptional regulator, translating into MALTKEQITNFKNRLEELKAQMTHLIRDTIEDVRATDEIKGYSQHQADEGTDDFNRTINLQLSGNEREILQKIEIALDKIDQGTYGTCDLTGEEIPLKRLEAIPYANTTVKAQEMLEKGLL; encoded by the coding sequence ATGGCATTAACTAAGGAACAGATCACTAATTTTAAAAATCGTCTAGAGGAGTTAAAAGCTCAAATGACACATCTCATTCGTGATACGATAGAAGATGTAAGAGCAACTGATGAAATTAAAGGGTATTCTCAACATCAAGCGGATGAAGGAACCGATGATTTTAATCGAACAATTAATCTGCAGCTAAGTGGGAATGAGCGAGAAATTTTGCAGAAGATTGAAATCGCTTTGGATAAGATTGATCAAGGAACTTATGGCACTTGTGATCTTACAGGCGAGGAGATTCCTTTGAAAAGATTAGAAGCAATTCCTTATGCAAATACAACTGTAAAAGCACAAGAGATGCTTGAAAAAGGATTGTTGTAA
- the lspA gene encoding signal peptidase II, producing the protein MAFKVSWKLSLLAISIFLFDALLKMYVHCFVTPMNFSYFPYGGVGIFHEFGVEFVITHVINKGAMWGLFANYQFLLVSIRIFIIAALGYYLYIRQMSDYRRVCLVMILAGAVGNVFDCIIYGHVIDMFCFIFWGYIYPVFNIADAAIFCGILMMLLETARSKTVASSLK; encoded by the coding sequence ATGGCCTTTAAGGTTAGTTGGAAGTTAAGTCTTTTAGCAATATCTATTTTTCTATTTGACGCGCTTTTAAAAATGTATGTGCATTGCTTTGTTACGCCAATGAACTTCTCTTATTTTCCTTATGGAGGAGTAGGGATTTTTCATGAGTTCGGTGTAGAGTTTGTAATTACGCATGTAATCAATAAAGGCGCTATGTGGGGGCTTTTTGCTAACTATCAGTTTTTATTAGTCTCTATTCGGATTTTTATTATCGCAGCTCTTGGCTATTATTTGTATATAAGGCAAATGAGTGATTATCGCAGAGTCTGTTTAGTTATGATCTTAGCAGGAGCTGTGGGGAATGTTTTCGACTGTATTATTTACGGTCATGTAATTGATATGTTTTGTTTTATTTTTTGGGGATACATTTATCCTGTCTTCAATATCGCAGATGCAGCTATTTTTTGCGGAATTTTAATGATGTTATTAGAGACGGCCCGCTCTAAAACGGTTGCGAGCTCTTTAAAATGA
- a CDS encoding CinA family nicotinamide mononucleotide deamidase-related protein — MSELKIEIITIGKELLDGRTVNSNAAFISAHLFRFGYAVERHTTFPDDLQILKEGLKEAQQRSELVIITGGLGPTLDDLTRRVVAEVFNCKLSVNALVATDLQKRFGKELDTLQDQATIPEKAQPLLNSVGTAPGLLFSTNDKIVVCFPGVPEEMQPMFVNTFLPILQKRHPPLHKYIVCLYACFFQESQINPMLKELQTQLPELEIGIYPSYSNVTIMLSSENKASLEYAEKLLKTQLDSFLYTATTGKIEEAIHSWFIQEKKTLVLAESCTGGTMASLLTAIKGASEFFLGSFVTYSSDLKQHILDVPKEILETKGAVSAECVLAMLNGALEKSQADVGLAISGIAGPTSDSSNQKIGTMWAAIQEKGNSPYVFRLQITGDRQTIILKTAYSLFGILWRKLAKNIPPPFTSL, encoded by the coding sequence ATGTCTGAATTGAAAATTGAAATCATTACTATTGGCAAAGAGCTTTTGGATGGACGTACAGTAAATAGTAATGCAGCATTTATCAGCGCTCATTTATTTAGATTCGGTTATGCAGTAGAGCGTCATACAACATTTCCAGATGATCTTCAGATATTAAAAGAAGGACTAAAAGAAGCGCAGCAACGCTCGGAGCTTGTCATTATTACAGGGGGTTTAGGGCCTACCTTAGATGATCTAACTAGAAGAGTGGTAGCTGAAGTGTTTAATTGTAAGTTATCTGTAAATGCCCTAGTAGCAACTGATTTACAGAAACGATTTGGAAAAGAGTTAGATACGTTGCAAGATCAAGCTACAATTCCAGAAAAAGCTCAACCTTTGCTCAATTCTGTGGGAACAGCCCCCGGGCTGCTTTTTTCTACAAATGATAAAATTGTGGTTTGTTTCCCCGGTGTTCCGGAAGAGATGCAACCTATGTTTGTGAATACATTTCTTCCTATTCTTCAAAAAAGACATCCTCCCCTGCATAAATACATAGTCTGTTTATATGCGTGCTTTTTTCAAGAAAGCCAGATTAATCCCATGCTGAAAGAGCTGCAAACCCAATTACCTGAATTGGAAATTGGTATTTATCCCTCTTATTCTAACGTTACTATTATGTTATCTAGCGAAAATAAAGCTTCATTGGAATATGCAGAAAAATTGCTGAAAACCCAATTAGATTCTTTTTTGTACACAGCAACAACAGGTAAAATTGAAGAAGCGATTCACAGCTGGTTTATCCAAGAAAAAAAAACGCTTGTTTTAGCAGAATCTTGTACAGGGGGAACCATGGCAAGTCTGCTCACAGCTATTAAAGGAGCATCGGAATTCTTTTTGGGTTCTTTTGTAACCTATTCTTCTGATCTTAAACAGCACATACTAGATGTGCCTAAGGAAATCTTAGAAACAAAAGGAGCAGTTAGTGCTGAATGTGTTCTTGCTATGCTAAACGGAGCCTTAGAAAAAAGCCAAGCAGATGTAGGGTTGGCCATTTCAGGCATAGCAGGCCCTACAAGTGATTCTTCTAATCAGAAGATAGGGACTATGTGGGCTGCTATTCAAGAAAAAGGGAACAGTCCATATGTTTTTAGATTGCAGATTACAGGAGATCGTCAAACAATTATTTTAAAAACAGCCTATTCTTTATTTGGTATTTTATGGCGTAAGTTAGCTAAAAATATACCGCCACCCTTTACCTCTCTTTAA
- a CDS encoding class I SAM-dependent methyltransferase, with product MSYSLIDSGNQQKLERFGVFTLIRPCSQAIWKPSLKKWEADAIFSRDEGNCWEYKRSLPKDWIVTIEGIRFKVAPTDFGHLGVFPEHSLLFASMQKLLVLRKEPRVLNLFAYSGGATLACAKAGAKVCHVDASKGMVSWARENAGLNHFLDKPIRWIIEDAKKFLKREIKRGSFYEAIILDPPSFGRGNKGEIFKIEEDLIELLELCKNLLSKDALFLLFTTHTPGITPIVIQNLMKQLLPKGKIESNELLLPSENGFFIPYGSFAWWLP from the coding sequence ATGTCTTATTCTCTAATTGATAGCGGCAATCAACAAAAGTTGGAGCGTTTTGGCGTTTTTACTTTAATAAGGCCCTGTTCTCAAGCAATCTGGAAACCTTCTCTTAAGAAGTGGGAGGCTGATGCTATTTTTTCTCGAGATGAAGGAAATTGCTGGGAATATAAGAGATCTTTGCCTAAAGATTGGATCGTAACTATTGAGGGTATACGTTTTAAGGTAGCCCCTACCGACTTTGGTCATTTAGGTGTTTTTCCGGAGCATAGTCTTCTTTTTGCCTCCATGCAAAAGTTACTTGTCTTAAGAAAAGAGCCGCGAGTTCTCAACTTATTTGCTTATTCAGGAGGTGCAACCTTAGCTTGTGCAAAAGCAGGGGCTAAAGTATGCCATGTTGATGCCTCAAAGGGGATGGTGAGTTGGGCTAGAGAGAATGCAGGATTAAATCATTTTCTAGATAAACCTATTCGTTGGATTATAGAAGATGCGAAGAAATTTCTTAAAAGAGAAATCAAGAGAGGCTCTTTTTATGAAGCAATCATTTTAGATCCTCCTAGCTTTGGTAGAGGGAATAAGGGAGAAATTTTCAAAATTGAAGAAGATCTTATAGAATTGCTAGAGTTATGTAAAAATCTTTTGAGTAAAGATGCTCTTTTCTTGTTATTTACTACCCATACGCCTGGAATTACTCCCATTGTCATCCAGAATTTAATGAAACAATTATTGCCTAAAGGAAAAATTGAGAGCAATGAGCTCTTATTACCCTCTGAAAATGGGTTTTTTATTCCTTATGGAAGTTTTGCTTGGTGGTTACCATGA
- a CDS encoding RNA methyltransferase, with protein MIEEITSMQNPKIKLAMQLANRRTRNQTNLFLIEGYRELSRAVQARIKITSLFICPALFLGTNEKALIKQAQAPIYHCSESVFKKISYRDRPDGLIAIAEQMHDPLHSISFSPTAFVVIAEAIEKPGNLGTILRSADAAGVDGVIVCDRCTDIYNPNVVRASVGTLFTTSVVEATSQEVLNLMREHKIKIIAATPSASQDFTQVDLTGPIAIAVGTEQLGLSDFWMEQADICVRIPMHGIADSLNVATATTLLLYEVIRQRKGKNADHFLR; from the coding sequence ATGATAGAAGAAATTACAAGCATGCAAAATCCTAAGATTAAGCTAGCAATGCAACTAGCAAATCGCAGGACGCGCAACCAAACAAATCTTTTTCTCATTGAGGGATATCGGGAATTATCTAGAGCTGTGCAAGCTAGGATAAAGATTACCTCTTTATTTATTTGCCCTGCTTTATTTTTAGGAACAAACGAGAAAGCGCTGATTAAACAAGCTCAAGCTCCTATTTACCATTGTTCTGAATCTGTTTTTAAAAAGATTTCTTACAGGGATCGTCCAGATGGACTTATAGCTATAGCAGAGCAAATGCATGATCCACTTCACTCCATTTCATTTAGTCCTACAGCTTTTGTGGTCATTGCTGAGGCAATTGAAAAACCAGGAAACCTAGGCACTATTTTGCGTTCGGCAGATGCAGCAGGAGTAGATGGAGTGATCGTGTGTGATCGCTGTACAGATATCTATAATCCCAATGTTGTACGTGCTAGCGTAGGAACATTATTTACCACTTCAGTAGTAGAAGCTACAAGTCAAGAGGTTTTAAATCTAATGCGTGAGCATAAAATTAAAATTATTGCAGCAACTCCTTCTGCTTCTCAAGATTTTACTCAAGTAGATCTAACAGGGCCTATTGCAATTGCTGTTGGAACCGAACAATTGGGACTATCTGATTTTTGGATGGAGCAAGCTGATATTTGTGTTCGTATCCCTATGCATGGCATAGCCGATTCTCTTAACGTAGCAACAGCTACTACACTCTTGTTATACGAAGTTATTCGACAACGCAAAGGAAAAAATGCAGATCATTTTCTCAGATAA
- a CDS encoding RNA pseudouridine synthase — translation MQIIFSDNHVLVVMKPAGLSTQPHYPIKDNLTDLAKAWVKKEYKKPGEVYLECIHRLDKPVSGLVLFARTSKALTRLQQSMREKQMSKTYFAWVETSENLKTLKQLEHTLTHVNHRAKIVKSNHIQGKLAQLEYSIIAEKGDFSLVKIKLHTGRYHQIRVQFSAIGSPVLGDVKYGSKKHLPKQKIALHHACMSFPHPITQEVIACEGMLSDWQELF, via the coding sequence ATGCAGATCATTTTCTCAGATAATCATGTTTTAGTAGTTATGAAGCCTGCTGGTTTAAGCACGCAACCTCACTATCCCATAAAAGATAACTTAACAGATTTGGCAAAAGCCTGGGTTAAAAAAGAATATAAAAAACCGGGGGAAGTTTACCTAGAATGTATTCATCGTTTAGATAAGCCAGTTAGCGGTTTGGTTTTATTTGCAAGAACATCTAAAGCTCTTACTCGGCTGCAGCAGAGTATGCGTGAAAAGCAAATGAGTAAAACGTATTTTGCCTGGGTAGAAACAAGTGAAAATCTAAAAACCTTAAAGCAGCTAGAACATACATTAACCCATGTAAATCATCGTGCTAAGATAGTAAAATCCAACCATATTCAAGGAAAATTAGCTCAGCTTGAGTATTCTATTATAGCTGAGAAGGGAGATTTTTCATTAGTGAAAATAAAACTGCACACAGGACGCTATCATCAGATCCGTGTGCAGTTTTCCGCTATAGGATCTCCTGTTTTAGGAGATGTCAAGTATGGAAGCAAGAAGCATTTACCCAAACAGAAGATTGCATTGCATCATGCCTGTATGAGTTTTCCTCATCCTATTACACAAGAAGTAATTGCATGTGAAGGAATGCTATCGGATTGGCAGGAATTATTTTAA
- a CDS encoding aspartate-semialdehyde dehydrogenase has protein sequence MILLYPPVKIAVIGATGIVGREVLNLLEKRHFPMETLHCFASLSSKGKSILFSGKNIPLETLSEDKLHGIDLAIFCTKKEVSSKWIPYLARQKTIVIDNSSAFRLDPDVPLIIPEINLKMLAKHNYVIASPNCSASIMLMALFPLHQYIPIQRIQAATYQAVSGAGFHAMQELTSATQAVLEKKPHTPKEFPFPSAFNLFLHNSALNADGYVDEELKMLQETRKILSNPHIQVNATCVRVPVLRAHSQALNVTFTQEICPKKAYELLEKAPGVKVYEERSKNRFPMPIDAAGQDDVYCGRIRKDLSCANTLDLWVVGDQILKGAALNTVQIAEHLLK, from the coding sequence ATGATCTTATTATATCCCCCTGTAAAAATCGCTGTTATCGGAGCTACCGGTATTGTTGGAAGAGAAGTACTGAATCTTTTAGAAAAACGTCATTTTCCCATGGAAACACTCCACTGTTTTGCTTCTTTAAGTTCAAAAGGCAAATCTATTCTATTCTCCGGGAAAAATATTCCATTAGAAACTCTTTCCGAAGATAAATTACATGGTATCGATCTAGCTATTTTTTGCACAAAAAAAGAGGTTTCCAGTAAATGGATCCCCTATCTTGCTAGGCAAAAGACCATTGTAATCGATAACAGCTCTGCTTTTAGACTTGATCCAGATGTGCCTCTTATCATTCCAGAGATTAATCTAAAAATGCTAGCTAAACATAATTATGTTATTGCTTCTCCTAATTGTTCTGCATCGATTATGTTAATGGCTCTTTTCCCCTTGCATCAGTACATTCCTATTCAAAGAATTCAGGCAGCCACTTACCAAGCAGTTAGCGGTGCTGGATTTCACGCTATGCAAGAATTAACCTCTGCTACACAAGCTGTATTAGAAAAAAAGCCCCATACGCCAAAAGAGTTTCCTTTTCCATCTGCATTTAATCTTTTTTTGCACAACTCTGCACTAAATGCAGATGGCTATGTTGACGAAGAACTAAAAATGTTACAAGAAACTCGAAAAATTCTTTCTAATCCTCATATTCAAGTAAATGCAACCTGTGTACGTGTTCCTGTTTTACGAGCACATTCTCAGGCTTTAAATGTCACATTTACTCAAGAGATCTGTCCTAAAAAAGCTTATGAGCTTTTAGAAAAAGCGCCTGGTGTAAAAGTATACGAAGAACGCTCAAAAAATCGCTTCCCTATGCCTATTGACGCTGCAGGGCAAGATGATGTGTACTGTGGAAGAATTAGAAAAGATCTTTCCTGCGCTAATACTTTAGATCTTTGGGTGGTAGGTGATCAAATATTAAAAGGAGCTGCTTTAAATACTGTACAAATTGCAGAACATCTTTTAAAATGA
- a CDS encoding SIS domain-containing protein → MQKEIEHAVDEAIRAIVLLREEKSMSFIKNTSQLIAECFTKGGKLLIAGNGGSLCDAMHFAEELTGQFRYPRKALPAIALSDPGHLSCTANDMGFDFVFARAVEAFAKPEDLFIALTTSGNSINLFKAMLTAQKKGLKTIAFLGKTGGKLKGMADLEWIVSGFEFSDRIQEAHMTAIHIIIEQVEMLLFQTEPRAVCVSS, encoded by the coding sequence ATGCAAAAAGAAATTGAGCATGCAGTTGATGAAGCAATACGAGCTATTGTACTTCTAAGAGAAGAAAAAAGCATGAGCTTTATAAAAAATACCAGTCAATTAATTGCTGAGTGTTTTACAAAAGGTGGTAAATTATTGATTGCAGGTAATGGGGGAAGTTTATGTGATGCTATGCATTTTGCAGAAGAATTAACAGGACAATTTCGTTATCCAAGAAAAGCTCTACCAGCTATTGCTTTAAGCGATCCAGGTCATTTAAGTTGTACAGCAAATGACATGGGATTTGACTTTGTTTTTGCAAGAGCAGTAGAAGCTTTTGCTAAACCAGAAGATCTATTTATTGCTTTAACAACAAGTGGTAATTCCATAAATCTATTTAAAGCTATGTTAACGGCACAAAAAAAAGGTCTAAAAACAATTGCTTTTCTTGGTAAGACAGGAGGTAAGTTAAAAGGAATGGCTGATCTGGAATGGATCGTTTCCGGATTTGAGTTTTCAGACCGGATTCAAGAAGCCCATATGACGGCTATTCATATTATTATAGAACAAGTAGAGATGCTGCTTTTTCAAACAGAGCCAAGAGCTGTTTGTGTTTCTTCTTAA
- the lpxK gene encoding tetraacyldisaccharide 4'-kinase, with protein MFLLKNVKRYLFRVIQKEKKPFFLIPFFFLISTFFSLGVRLRHLAYDRGFCKVHKLPVFVVSIGNIAAGGTGKTPLIQKLIKHLDPKLRLAVLTRGFLSKIEASGRVEKISDGKGCVLPVQYCGDEPYLLAKTTSVPIWVGKNRIESGYKAVAEKMQCLLLDDGMQYRSLARNLEIIMIDAKDPFGQKKFLPSGLLRDAPSRLHRADWIIANHVDSVCRYEELKKKISLYSLAPVIGMKVVVCDAQEVAGKKVGVFCALGRPERFLQTVRETGCSIVDHVFLPDHMPFGLNELNLFAKRCKDKAAEMILCTEKDWVKLSSFGCCIPVIALRVELEVVAGHTIWQEMLDKIEIFSNKGHR; from the coding sequence GTGTTTCTTCTTAAAAATGTAAAACGATATTTGTTTCGAGTTATTCAAAAAGAGAAAAAACCTTTTTTTCTTATTCCGTTCTTTTTTTTGATAAGTACTTTTTTTTCTTTAGGGGTACGCTTAAGACATTTAGCTTATGACAGGGGCTTTTGCAAAGTACATAAGCTACCTGTTTTTGTAGTCAGTATTGGGAATATTGCGGCTGGAGGAACCGGTAAAACGCCGCTGATTCAAAAGCTCATAAAGCATCTTGATCCGAAACTCAGATTAGCTGTTCTTACAAGAGGGTTTCTTTCAAAGATTGAAGCCTCTGGCAGAGTAGAAAAAATTTCTGACGGAAAAGGTTGTGTTCTACCGGTTCAATATTGTGGAGATGAACCTTATCTTTTAGCAAAGACAACCTCAGTGCCTATTTGGGTCGGCAAAAATCGTATTGAGAGTGGATATAAAGCAGTTGCTGAAAAAATGCAGTGTTTACTACTAGATGACGGGATGCAATATCGAAGCTTAGCGCGTAATTTAGAAATTATTATGATCGATGCAAAAGATCCTTTTGGTCAAAAAAAGTTTTTGCCAAGTGGTTTATTACGTGATGCTCCTTCCCGATTACATCGAGCTGATTGGATTATTGCCAATCATGTGGATTCAGTTTGTCGGTATGAAGAGTTGAAAAAAAAAATATCTTTATATAGCTTAGCGCCGGTTATTGGCATGAAAGTAGTTGTTTGCGACGCACAAGAAGTGGCTGGAAAAAAAGTAGGGGTATTTTGTGCTTTGGGTAGGCCAGAGCGGTTTTTGCAAACCGTAAGAGAAACAGGATGTAGTATTGTAGATCATGTATTTCTACCAGACCATATGCCTTTTGGGCTAAACGAGCTTAATTTATTTGCTAAAAGATGTAAGGATAAGGCAGCAGAAATGATTTTATGCACAGAAAAGGATTGGGTTAAATTATCTTCTTTTGGATGCTGTATACCTGTAATTGCTTTACGTGTAGAATTAGAGGTTGTAGCAGGACATACTATCTGGCAAGAGATGTTAGATAAAATAGAAATTTTTTCAAATAAAGGGCATCGATGA
- a CDS encoding dihydrolipoamide acetyltransferase family protein yields MSEEIKVLLPKLGESIHSAIIVQWFKKEGEVVQLDEPLLEVSTDKINSEIPSPIAGVLQEICAKVDQEVQVGELLATISTEAMQTKKNLEKNTPSPVSISAEQNQDFFSPALLRLARENKLNLEELQKIIGTGSGGRITKRDLELYLEKRTEKEESSLQPIERLQMTGMRKAIADNMVRSFYEAPHATLITEIDITDVMQCIQKEKQSFLEKYQAKLTLTSFIARALIKALQEFPLLNSSLDKDTILMKRFINLGIAVSVEQGLLVPVLKGAQDLPLPKIAQGISELSHKARTGKLIPSDVTEGTITITNFGMSGVQIGIPIIRYPEVAIIGVGASYKKVVPREDDSLAICNMVNLSLTFDHRVLDGMYGCAFLNALKHHLEMDKGL; encoded by the coding sequence ATGAGCGAAGAGATAAAAGTACTATTACCTAAACTAGGGGAGAGTATTCATAGCGCTATTATAGTGCAATGGTTTAAGAAAGAAGGAGAAGTGGTTCAATTGGATGAGCCTTTATTAGAAGTTTCTACCGATAAAATCAATAGTGAGATCCCATCGCCTATAGCAGGCGTTTTACAAGAAATTTGTGCAAAAGTGGATCAAGAGGTTCAAGTAGGGGAACTTTTAGCGACTATTTCTACAGAAGCTATGCAAACAAAAAAAAATCTAGAAAAAAATACCCCTTCTCCAGTTTCAATCAGCGCTGAGCAAAATCAAGATTTTTTTTCACCTGCTCTTTTACGATTAGCTAGAGAAAATAAACTAAATCTGGAAGAATTACAAAAAATTATAGGAACAGGATCTGGAGGAAGAATTACCAAACGAGACTTAGAGCTTTATTTAGAAAAAAGAACTGAAAAAGAAGAAAGCTCTTTACAGCCCATAGAAAGATTGCAGATGACCGGTATGCGCAAGGCGATAGCAGATAATATGGTTCGCTCTTTTTATGAAGCCCCTCATGCTACGCTGATTACAGAAATAGATATTACAGATGTGATGCAATGTATCCAAAAAGAAAAGCAGAGTTTTTTAGAGAAATATCAAGCAAAACTTACCTTAACCAGTTTTATTGCTAGAGCTTTAATTAAAGCTCTCCAAGAATTTCCTTTATTAAATTCTTCTCTAGATAAAGACACCATTTTAATGAAGAGGTTTATTAATTTAGGGATTGCAGTTAGTGTTGAACAGGGATTGCTTGTACCTGTTTTAAAAGGAGCTCAAGATTTACCTCTTCCGAAAATTGCTCAAGGAATCAGTGAGTTATCTCATAAAGCTCGGACGGGAAAATTAATACCTAGTGATGTAACTGAGGGGACAATCACCATTACAAATTTTGGTATGTCTGGTGTGCAGATTGGAATTCCTATCATTAGATATCCTGAAGTTGCCATCATTGGTGTAGGTGCTAGCTATAAAAAAGTAGTTCCTCGAGAAGACGATAGCCTTGCTATTTGCAATATGGTTAATCTTTCTTTAACCTTTGATCATCGTGTGCTCGATGGCATGTATGGTTGTGCTTTCTTAAACGCACTAAAGCACCACTTAGAAATGGATAAAGGGCTCTAA
- a CDS encoding NADP-dependent isocitrate dehydrogenase yields MSKKIPIAVAHGDGIGPEIMKATLHILQEAGAPLDIHSIEIGEQVYNKGILTGIAYNSWEILRNTKAFLKAPITTPQGGGFKSLNVTIRTTLGLYANIRPCISYAPFIATKHPKMDVVIVRENEEDLYAGIEYRQTQDVYKSLKIISRPGSEKIIRYAFAYASHHNRKKVTCFTKDNIMKFSDGLFHKVFDEIAKEYPHIQNEHWIVDIGAAKLADTPEIFDVIVMPNLYGDILSDVAAQISGSVGIAGSANIGDRGAMFEAIHGSAPRRAGQNVANPSALLLGSVLMLLYLEETLLAERIHNAWLKTIEEGFHTYDIFKEGVSKYKMGTQEFASQVIKFLGEKPQHLTPVTYQNKNKFQTIHTHTHSTAAKRDLIGVDVFIYANQNPVKALTTNKWNALILQMISNRGVKIWPDGQPETFCIDQWRLRFLSEDNSCIAKESVLAILEEVSQAGFDSTGSENLYLFDKKPGFS; encoded by the coding sequence ATGAGCAAAAAAATTCCTATAGCAGTAGCTCATGGTGACGGAATTGGACCTGAAATCATGAAAGCCACCTTACATATTCTACAAGAAGCAGGTGCTCCTTTAGATATTCATTCTATTGAAATAGGAGAACAAGTATACAACAAAGGTATTCTAACAGGAATTGCATATAACTCTTGGGAAATATTACGTAACACAAAAGCTTTTTTAAAAGCGCCTATTACTACCCCACAAGGTGGTGGGTTTAAAAGCTTAAATGTAACTATTCGCACTACTTTAGGATTATATGCGAATATACGTCCATGCATCTCTTATGCGCCTTTTATTGCTACAAAACACCCTAAAATGGATGTAGTTATTGTAAGAGAAAATGAAGAGGATTTATATGCAGGAATTGAATACCGCCAAACGCAGGATGTATATAAATCACTTAAAATTATTTCTCGTCCTGGCTCAGAAAAAATTATTCGTTATGCTTTTGCATATGCTTCCCACCATAATCGAAAAAAAGTAACTTGCTTTACAAAAGATAATATCATGAAATTCTCCGATGGATTATTTCATAAGGTATTTGATGAAATTGCAAAAGAATATCCCCATATTCAGAATGAACACTGGATTGTAGATATTGGGGCTGCTAAATTAGCTGATACCCCGGAAATATTTGATGTCATTGTCATGCCTAATCTTTATGGAGATATTCTCTCTGATGTAGCAGCTCAAATTTCTGGATCAGTTGGAATTGCAGGCTCTGCCAATATTGGTGATAGAGGTGCGATGTTTGAAGCAATTCACGGCTCTGCTCCAAGAAGAGCTGGACAAAATGTAGCGAATCCTTCTGCTCTTCTCTTGGGAAGCGTACTCATGCTCCTTTACTTGGAAGAGACTCTATTAGCTGAAAGGATCCATAATGCATGGTTGAAAACAATAGAAGAAGGGTTTCATACATATGATATTTTTAAAGAGGGGGTTAGCAAGTATAAAATGGGGACACAAGAATTTGCTTCACAGGTAATCAAATTCTTAGGCGAAAAACCGCAGCATTTGACTCCTGTTACTTATCAAAATAAGAATAAGTTTCAGACTATTCATACTCATACTCATTCTACTGCCGCGAAAAGAGACCTCATTGGTGTTGATGTTTTTATCTACGCTAATCAAAATCCTGTTAAAGCGCTTACAACAAATAAATGGAATGCGCTTATCTTACAAATGATCAGTAATAGAGGAGTCAAGATCTGGCCCGATGGACAGCCAGAAACTTTTTGTATTGATCAATGGCGTCTACGCTTTTTATCTGAAGATAACTCATGCATCGCAAAAGAGAGCGTTCTTGCCATCTTAGAAGAAGTATCTCAAGCAGGGTTTGATAGCACAGGCTCAGAAAACCTTTATCTTTTTGATAAAAAGCCTGGCTTTTCTTGA